Proteins from a genomic interval of Luteibacter pinisoli:
- a CDS encoding CPBP family glutamic-type intramembrane protease, whose translation MPSRRYRLIALAMAALAIAAFFVLPLLAARVVRGALETAGADDRAAYESGASPWSWRFRSDDDVVAGKAFGGGRLVAGAHGLDVVAEGDGRGEIGFPLTRQADLRRLNLLRISATAPAGAFGLSVRPTLASPLVKASLTSLDGPIPLDRLAWHDSVGHDVAPPERAAMLRLAFTLPPGTTLTLHGAGLARSGGLTPGTGMPVPSGLTAEGLLHWRDRQRVVDPLVTFGARPAPVARAAGWAWVPATAYLLLLAGGVVAAQRRRGSATRTSDLLDAGLILLGPLWLIAGLGLGPHPDLAGVVMFAAGVAYGLFLTLSRALPAWHWRGGWRMAGWPLLAIPVALGIAVVAGHAPAWPSVARALLYIGWAFFQQWLMLAVVASLLARALPRPAAVLLTALAFALLHTPNGLLMQLCFVAELAWAWWYLHHRALLPVAIAHATCAVLMQACMAGGILRSLEVSARFLS comes from the coding sequence GTGCCCTCGCGCCGCTACCGCCTGATCGCGCTGGCGATGGCCGCCCTGGCCATCGCCGCGTTCTTCGTGTTGCCGCTCCTGGCCGCCCGGGTGGTGCGTGGCGCCCTGGAAACCGCCGGGGCCGACGACCGCGCGGCGTACGAGAGCGGCGCCTCGCCGTGGTCCTGGCGCTTTCGCAGCGACGACGACGTGGTGGCGGGTAAGGCGTTCGGCGGCGGACGGCTGGTCGCGGGCGCGCACGGACTGGACGTCGTCGCGGAGGGTGACGGCCGGGGCGAAATCGGCTTTCCGCTGACGCGCCAGGCGGACCTGCGCCGGCTGAATCTCCTGCGGATCAGCGCCACGGCGCCCGCCGGCGCCTTCGGCCTGAGCGTGCGGCCGACCCTCGCCAGCCCGCTGGTCAAGGCCAGCCTCACCTCGCTCGATGGCCCGATCCCGCTGGACCGGCTGGCCTGGCATGACAGCGTGGGTCACGATGTCGCGCCGCCCGAACGGGCCGCGATGCTGCGGCTGGCCTTCACACTACCGCCCGGAACCACCCTGACCCTGCACGGGGCCGGGCTGGCCCGGTCTGGCGGGCTCACGCCCGGTACGGGCATGCCGGTGCCTTCCGGCCTCACGGCAGAGGGGCTGCTGCACTGGCGCGACCGCCAGCGTGTAGTGGATCCGCTGGTCACGTTTGGCGCCAGGCCAGCGCCCGTCGCCCGGGCCGCCGGGTGGGCATGGGTGCCCGCGACTGCCTACCTCCTGCTTCTCGCGGGTGGTGTGGTCGCGGCGCAGCGGCGGCGCGGGAGCGCAACGCGCACCTCGGACCTGCTCGACGCCGGGCTCATCCTGCTCGGCCCGCTCTGGCTCATCGCCGGACTCGGTCTCGGCCCGCACCCTGACCTGGCAGGGGTCGTGATGTTCGCCGCCGGGGTCGCTTACGGGCTGTTCCTCACCCTGAGTCGAGCCCTGCCGGCCTGGCACTGGCGCGGCGGATGGCGGATGGCGGGCTGGCCGCTGCTGGCCATCCCGGTGGCCCTCGGCATCGCGGTGGTTGCCGGGCACGCCCCGGCGTGGCCGTCGGTGGCCCGGGCACTGCTTTATATCGGCTGGGCGTTCTTCCAGCAGTGGCTGATGCTCGCCGTCGTGGCCAGCCTGCTTGCCCGGGCCCTGCCCCGTCCCGCCGCCGTGTTGCTCACGGCGCTGGCCTTTGCCCTGCTGCACACCCCGAACGGCCTGTTGATGCAGCTGTGCTTCGTGGCTGAACTGGCCTGGGCGTGGTGGTATCTGCACCACCGCGCCCTGCTTCCGGTGGCCATCGCCCACGCGACGTGCGCCGTCCTCATGCAGGCCTGCATGGCTGGCGGGATCCTGCGCTCCCTTGAAGTGAGCGCCCGGTTCCTGTCATAG
- a CDS encoding 4a-hydroxytetrahydrobiopterin dehydratase — MTLSPLATQHCQPRKGADHALDRATIDGYLKDLPGWTVSEDGKAIVKDFPFKDFHHTLGFINAVGFMANQEDHHPDLEAGYGHCHILWSTHDVGGLSLNDFICAARVEALLDR, encoded by the coding sequence ATGACCCTTTCCCCGCTCGCCACCCAGCACTGCCAGCCGCGCAAGGGCGCCGACCATGCGCTGGACCGCGCGACCATCGACGGCTATCTCAAGGACCTGCCGGGCTGGACGGTGAGCGAGGACGGCAAGGCCATCGTGAAGGACTTCCCGTTCAAGGACTTCCACCACACCCTTGGCTTCATCAATGCCGTGGGTTTCATGGCCAACCAGGAAGACCACCATCCGGACCTGGAAGCGGGCTACGGCCATTGCCACATCCTGTGGTCCACCCATGACGTGGGCGGCCTCTCGCTGAACGACTTCATCTGCGCGGCGCGCGTCGAGGCCCTGCTCGACCGCTGA
- a CDS encoding NfuA family Fe-S biogenesis protein translates to MIDISERAQAHFQRLIAQQGDDGLGVRLRVVSAGTPAAQCELEFCTPAELTGDEWTIECQGFNLYVDGDSMAWLDPANIDYEMTPTGSQLNIRAPRIKGEAPGEGAGLVERVKYVLDTEVAPGIASHGGRISLVEVTAEGVVVLRFGGGCHGCGMVDVTLKNGVEKTLRERIPEVTEVRDVTDHETGEKPYFERKAS, encoded by the coding sequence ATGATCGATATCTCGGAACGCGCCCAGGCGCACTTCCAGCGGCTGATCGCCCAGCAGGGCGATGACGGCCTCGGCGTCCGCCTGCGCGTGGTCTCGGCCGGTACGCCGGCGGCGCAGTGCGAGCTGGAGTTCTGCACGCCCGCGGAACTCACCGGCGACGAGTGGACCATCGAGTGCCAGGGATTCAACCTGTACGTCGACGGCGACAGCATGGCCTGGCTGGACCCGGCCAACATCGATTACGAAATGACCCCGACGGGCAGTCAGCTCAACATCCGCGCCCCGCGGATCAAGGGCGAGGCGCCGGGCGAGGGCGCTGGCCTGGTCGAGCGCGTGAAGTACGTGCTGGACACCGAAGTCGCCCCGGGCATTGCCTCGCACGGCGGGCGCATCTCGCTGGTGGAAGTCACCGCGGAAGGCGTGGTGGTGCTGCGCTTCGGCGGCGGCTGCCATGGCTGCGGCATGGTCGATGTCACGCTGAAGAACGGCGTGGAGAAGACCCTGCGCGAGCGCATTCCCGAGGTGACCGAAGTACGCGACGTCACGGACCACGAAACGGGCGAGAAGCCCTACTTCGAGCGCAAGGCGAGTTAG